The following coding sequences are from one Oncorhynchus clarkii lewisi isolate Uvic-CL-2024 chromosome 20, UVic_Ocla_1.0, whole genome shotgun sequence window:
- the LOC139376300 gene encoding BTB/POZ domain-containing protein 2 isoform X2, with the protein MAAGDNSGRPPCLNLSGPGPLGNGQPSNSAYSMAARRPNPQSGPGGGESAGVVAGTPPTAHNAIQQALAQSASARAMETSATNMTSNASAASVPTTHSSLLSAPAAAAVLVYREPVYNWQATKSTVKERFAFLFNNEVLSDVHFLVGKGMGVQRIPAHRFVLAVGSAVFDAMFNGGMATTSTEIELPDVEPAAFLALLKFLYSDEVQIGPETVMTTLYTAKKYAVPALEAHCVEFLKKNLRADNAFMLLTQARLFDEPQLASLCLENIDKNTGDALAAEGFTDIDLDTLVAVLERDTLGVREVRLFVAAVRWAEAEAHRQQLQPTPENKRRVLGKALALIRFPLMTIEEFAAGPAQSSILTDREVVSLFLHFTVNPKPHVEFIDRPRCCLRGKECSITRFGQVESRWGYSGTSDRIRFSVNRRIFVVGFGLYGSIHGPTDYQVNIQIIHTDSNTVLGQNDTGFSCDGSSNTFRVMFKEPVEILPNVNYTACATLKGPDSHYGTKGMRKVTHESSSTGTKTCFTFCYAAGNNNGTSVEDGQIPEVIFYT; encoded by the exons ATGGCTGCTGGGGATAACAGCGGCAGGCCTCCCTGCCTAAATTTATCCGGCCCAGGGCCTTTAGGAAATGGCCAGCCCAGCAACAGTGCTTATTCAATG GCTGCAAGGCGCCCCAACCCGCAGTCGGGGCCTGGCGGAGGTGAAAGCGCCGGTGTTGTTGCTGGAACTCCACCGACTGCACATAACGCGATTCAGCAAGCGCTAGCTCAAAGCGCCTCGGCAAGAGCGATGGAGACCTCCGCTACGAACATGACGTCGAATGCTTCGGCTGCGAGTGTACCAACGACTCATTCCTCGTTATTGTCAGCACCAGCGGCCGCTGCTGTTTTGGTTTACCGGGAACCCGTGTACAATTGGCAGGCGACGAAAAGTACAGTTAAGGAACGATTTGCTTTCCTGTTCAATAACGAGGTTCTGAGTGACGTTCATTTTCTGGTGGGGAAAGGTATGGGAGTGCAGCGAATACCCGCACACCG ATTCGTTCTTGCTGTGGGCAGCGCAGTCTTCGATGCCATGTTCAACGGGGGTATGGCGACCACTTCAACGGAAATCGAACTGCCAGATGTCGAACCTGCAGCCTTTCTGGCATTACTGAA GTTTCTGTACTCTGATGAGGTTCAGATAGGACCTGAGACAGTGATGACCACTCTGTACACGGCTAAGAAGTATGCAGTGCCAGCCCTGGAGGCCCACTGTGTGGAGTTCCTCAAAAAGAACCTGCGGGCAGACAATGCTTTCATGCTGCTCACTCAG GCTCGACTGTTCGATGAGCCCCAGCTTGCCAGCCTGTGTCTGGAGAACATTGATAAGAACACTGGAGATGCACTCGCCGCTGAGGGCTTCACGGACATAGATCTGG ATACATTGGTGGCTGTGCTGGAGAGGGACACTCTAGGGGTGAGGGAGGTGCGTCTTTTTGTGGCGGCAGTGCGCTGGGCAGAGGCAGAGGCCCACCGACAGCAGCTACAGCCCACTCCAGAGAACAAACGCAGGGTCCTGGGCAAGGCCCTCGCCCTGATCCGCTTCCCACTCATGACTATTGAGGAGTTCGCTGCAG GGCCGGCCCAGTCTAGTATCCTGACagacagggaggtggtgagtctGTTCCTTCACTTCACAGTGAACCCAAAGCCCCACGTAGAGTTCATCGACCGGCCTCGCTGTTGCCTCCGGGGGAAGGAGTGCAGCATCACACGCTTCGGACAGGTGGAGAGCCGCTGGGGCTACAGCGGGACCAGTGACCGCATACG ATTTTCAGTGAACAGGAGGATCTTCGTGGTGGGCTTTGGCCTCTACGGCTCCATACACGGCCCCACAGACTATCAAGTCAACATCCAG ATCATTCATACAGACAGTAACACAGTGCTGGGTCAGAACGACACAGGCTTCAGCTGCGATGGCTCGTCCAACACCTTCAGAGTCATGTTCAAGGAGCCGGTGGAGATCCTGCCCAACGTCAACTACACAGCCTGCGCCACACTCAAG ggTCCTGACTCTCACTACGGGACCAAGGGCATGCGTAAGGTGACCCACGAGTCTTCCTCAACCGGCACCAAGACCTGCTTCACCTTCTGCTACGCCGCGGGCAACAACAACGGCACCTCGGTAGAGGACGGACAGATCCCCGAGGTCATCTTTTACACATAG
- the LOC139376300 gene encoding BTB/POZ domain-containing protein 2 isoform X1, which produces MAAGDNSGRPPCLNLSGPGPLGNGQPSNSAYSMPMSNGGPVGATGGAQGAARRPNPQSGPGGGESAGVVAGTPPTAHNAIQQALAQSASARAMETSATNMTSNASAASVPTTHSSLLSAPAAAAVLVYREPVYNWQATKSTVKERFAFLFNNEVLSDVHFLVGKGMGVQRIPAHRFVLAVGSAVFDAMFNGGMATTSTEIELPDVEPAAFLALLKFLYSDEVQIGPETVMTTLYTAKKYAVPALEAHCVEFLKKNLRADNAFMLLTQARLFDEPQLASLCLENIDKNTGDALAAEGFTDIDLDTLVAVLERDTLGVREVRLFVAAVRWAEAEAHRQQLQPTPENKRRVLGKALALIRFPLMTIEEFAAGPAQSSILTDREVVSLFLHFTVNPKPHVEFIDRPRCCLRGKECSITRFGQVESRWGYSGTSDRIRFSVNRRIFVVGFGLYGSIHGPTDYQVNIQIIHTDSNTVLGQNDTGFSCDGSSNTFRVMFKEPVEILPNVNYTACATLKGPDSHYGTKGMRKVTHESSSTGTKTCFTFCYAAGNNNGTSVEDGQIPEVIFYT; this is translated from the exons ATGGCTGCTGGGGATAACAGCGGCAGGCCTCCCTGCCTAAATTTATCCGGCCCAGGGCCTTTAGGAAATGGCCAGCCCAGCAACAGTGCTTATTCAATGCCTATGTCCAACGGCGGGCCTGTTGGTGCGACCGGAGGGGCTCAGGGGGCTGCAAGGCGCCCCAACCCGCAGTCGGGGCCTGGCGGAGGTGAAAGCGCCGGTGTTGTTGCTGGAACTCCACCGACTGCACATAACGCGATTCAGCAAGCGCTAGCTCAAAGCGCCTCGGCAAGAGCGATGGAGACCTCCGCTACGAACATGACGTCGAATGCTTCGGCTGCGAGTGTACCAACGACTCATTCCTCGTTATTGTCAGCACCAGCGGCCGCTGCTGTTTTGGTTTACCGGGAACCCGTGTACAATTGGCAGGCGACGAAAAGTACAGTTAAGGAACGATTTGCTTTCCTGTTCAATAACGAGGTTCTGAGTGACGTTCATTTTCTGGTGGGGAAAGGTATGGGAGTGCAGCGAATACCCGCACACCG ATTCGTTCTTGCTGTGGGCAGCGCAGTCTTCGATGCCATGTTCAACGGGGGTATGGCGACCACTTCAACGGAAATCGAACTGCCAGATGTCGAACCTGCAGCCTTTCTGGCATTACTGAA GTTTCTGTACTCTGATGAGGTTCAGATAGGACCTGAGACAGTGATGACCACTCTGTACACGGCTAAGAAGTATGCAGTGCCAGCCCTGGAGGCCCACTGTGTGGAGTTCCTCAAAAAGAACCTGCGGGCAGACAATGCTTTCATGCTGCTCACTCAG GCTCGACTGTTCGATGAGCCCCAGCTTGCCAGCCTGTGTCTGGAGAACATTGATAAGAACACTGGAGATGCACTCGCCGCTGAGGGCTTCACGGACATAGATCTGG ATACATTGGTGGCTGTGCTGGAGAGGGACACTCTAGGGGTGAGGGAGGTGCGTCTTTTTGTGGCGGCAGTGCGCTGGGCAGAGGCAGAGGCCCACCGACAGCAGCTACAGCCCACTCCAGAGAACAAACGCAGGGTCCTGGGCAAGGCCCTCGCCCTGATCCGCTTCCCACTCATGACTATTGAGGAGTTCGCTGCAG GGCCGGCCCAGTCTAGTATCCTGACagacagggaggtggtgagtctGTTCCTTCACTTCACAGTGAACCCAAAGCCCCACGTAGAGTTCATCGACCGGCCTCGCTGTTGCCTCCGGGGGAAGGAGTGCAGCATCACACGCTTCGGACAGGTGGAGAGCCGCTGGGGCTACAGCGGGACCAGTGACCGCATACG ATTTTCAGTGAACAGGAGGATCTTCGTGGTGGGCTTTGGCCTCTACGGCTCCATACACGGCCCCACAGACTATCAAGTCAACATCCAG ATCATTCATACAGACAGTAACACAGTGCTGGGTCAGAACGACACAGGCTTCAGCTGCGATGGCTCGTCCAACACCTTCAGAGTCATGTTCAAGGAGCCGGTGGAGATCCTGCCCAACGTCAACTACACAGCCTGCGCCACACTCAAG ggTCCTGACTCTCACTACGGGACCAAGGGCATGCGTAAGGTGACCCACGAGTCTTCCTCAACCGGCACCAAGACCTGCTTCACCTTCTGCTACGCCGCGGGCAACAACAACGGCACCTCGGTAGAGGACGGACAGATCCCCGAGGTCATCTTTTACACATAG
- the LOC139376300 gene encoding BTB/POZ domain-containing protein 2 isoform X3, producing METSATNMTSNASAASVPTTHSSLLSAPAAAAVLVYREPVYNWQATKSTVKERFAFLFNNEVLSDVHFLVGKGMGVQRIPAHRFVLAVGSAVFDAMFNGGMATTSTEIELPDVEPAAFLALLKFLYSDEVQIGPETVMTTLYTAKKYAVPALEAHCVEFLKKNLRADNAFMLLTQARLFDEPQLASLCLENIDKNTGDALAAEGFTDIDLDTLVAVLERDTLGVREVRLFVAAVRWAEAEAHRQQLQPTPENKRRVLGKALALIRFPLMTIEEFAAGPAQSSILTDREVVSLFLHFTVNPKPHVEFIDRPRCCLRGKECSITRFGQVESRWGYSGTSDRIRFSVNRRIFVVGFGLYGSIHGPTDYQVNIQIIHTDSNTVLGQNDTGFSCDGSSNTFRVMFKEPVEILPNVNYTACATLKGPDSHYGTKGMRKVTHESSSTGTKTCFTFCYAAGNNNGTSVEDGQIPEVIFYT from the exons ATGGAGACCTCCGCTACGAACATGACGTCGAATGCTTCGGCTGCGAGTGTACCAACGACTCATTCCTCGTTATTGTCAGCACCAGCGGCCGCTGCTGTTTTGGTTTACCGGGAACCCGTGTACAATTGGCAGGCGACGAAAAGTACAGTTAAGGAACGATTTGCTTTCCTGTTCAATAACGAGGTTCTGAGTGACGTTCATTTTCTGGTGGGGAAAGGTATGGGAGTGCAGCGAATACCCGCACACCG ATTCGTTCTTGCTGTGGGCAGCGCAGTCTTCGATGCCATGTTCAACGGGGGTATGGCGACCACTTCAACGGAAATCGAACTGCCAGATGTCGAACCTGCAGCCTTTCTGGCATTACTGAA GTTTCTGTACTCTGATGAGGTTCAGATAGGACCTGAGACAGTGATGACCACTCTGTACACGGCTAAGAAGTATGCAGTGCCAGCCCTGGAGGCCCACTGTGTGGAGTTCCTCAAAAAGAACCTGCGGGCAGACAATGCTTTCATGCTGCTCACTCAG GCTCGACTGTTCGATGAGCCCCAGCTTGCCAGCCTGTGTCTGGAGAACATTGATAAGAACACTGGAGATGCACTCGCCGCTGAGGGCTTCACGGACATAGATCTGG ATACATTGGTGGCTGTGCTGGAGAGGGACACTCTAGGGGTGAGGGAGGTGCGTCTTTTTGTGGCGGCAGTGCGCTGGGCAGAGGCAGAGGCCCACCGACAGCAGCTACAGCCCACTCCAGAGAACAAACGCAGGGTCCTGGGCAAGGCCCTCGCCCTGATCCGCTTCCCACTCATGACTATTGAGGAGTTCGCTGCAG GGCCGGCCCAGTCTAGTATCCTGACagacagggaggtggtgagtctGTTCCTTCACTTCACAGTGAACCCAAAGCCCCACGTAGAGTTCATCGACCGGCCTCGCTGTTGCCTCCGGGGGAAGGAGTGCAGCATCACACGCTTCGGACAGGTGGAGAGCCGCTGGGGCTACAGCGGGACCAGTGACCGCATACG ATTTTCAGTGAACAGGAGGATCTTCGTGGTGGGCTTTGGCCTCTACGGCTCCATACACGGCCCCACAGACTATCAAGTCAACATCCAG ATCATTCATACAGACAGTAACACAGTGCTGGGTCAGAACGACACAGGCTTCAGCTGCGATGGCTCGTCCAACACCTTCAGAGTCATGTTCAAGGAGCCGGTGGAGATCCTGCCCAACGTCAACTACACAGCCTGCGCCACACTCAAG ggTCCTGACTCTCACTACGGGACCAAGGGCATGCGTAAGGTGACCCACGAGTCTTCCTCAACCGGCACCAAGACCTGCTTCACCTTCTGCTACGCCGCGGGCAACAACAACGGCACCTCGGTAGAGGACGGACAGATCCCCGAGGTCATCTTTTACACATAG